The Aneurinibacillus migulanus genome contains the following window.
CAGGCGGAACGTCATACATATGATGCGATAATTACTTGCGATTGCGCCGATTTTGCTCGTATCGGAGAGGTGAAGATGTGGTTCGCACCGAATTGTGCACTGTTGAACATTGACCATCATCCGACGAACGATTTGTTCGGTACAGTCAATCTGGTTCGGACAGATGCGGCGGCTACAGCAGAAATTATCTTTGATTTAATTAATCATATACAGCTTGTGCCGGGGAAAGAATTAGCGACTTGTTTGTATACGGGATTATTAACCGATACCGGGGGATTTCGCTACTCTAATACGACATCACATGTCATGGCAGCCGCATCCGAGTTGCTTGGCTACGGAGTGGAACCAGGAAGCATTGCAGAACGGGTATTAGAATCGATTACCAAAGCGCACATAAGCCTTTTGCAGCGTTCCTTGCAGACGTTACAGCTTACGGATGATGATAAAGCAGCCTATCTTACTGTCACGCTCTCGGATTTAACGGCGACAGGTGCTAGCAGTGAGGATACTGAAGGAATCGTAAATTACGGCCGCAACATCGATGGAGTAGAAGTCGGTGTGTTATTTAAGGAAGTGGCGGAAGATCAGATAAAAGTAAGCTTTCGTTCACGAAGTGAGGTCGATGTCGCATCCATCGCCAAATCGCTTGGTGGAGGCGGTCACATACGTGCCGCCGGTTGTACTGTAGCTGCGCCGCTCATGGAAGCGAAACGTATCGTCATACAAAAGGTCAGCGAAGCTTTAAGAGAGTGTGGCGATAAGTCATGAGTGGATTATCTGGCATTATCCCGCTTTACAAGCAGGCAGGAATGACTTCACATGACTGTGTGATGAAAGTACGACGTATTGCACGCACAAAAAAAGTAGGACACACCGGTACATTGGATCCAGATGTGACCGGCGTGCTGCCTATTTGTATTGGACCGGCTACTAAAGTAGCTGATTATTTACATGAAGCACCGAAAGTATATCGGGCGACCATGGTAATAGGCACAGCTACTAATACGCAGGATGCGAGCGGAGAGGTTATTGAGGAAAAGGCCATAGAACCGGCATTGAGTGAGGTACAGGTGCGGGAGACAATGGAGAAATTTCTTGGCAATATTGAACAGCTGCCTCCAATGTATTCTGCGGTGAAAGTAGACGGAAAACGGTTGCATGAACTTGCGCGACAAGGTAAGACGGTGGAGCGGAAACTTCGCTCCGCAACCATTTATAAAATCGATATTGAAGACATGCAGCTTACGGAAGAGAGGCCAAGCGTTACATTTACGGTTGCTTGTTCTAAAGGTACATATGTCCGTACGCTATGCGTAGATATCGGTTCAGCGCTTGGCTATCCTGCTCATATGTCTTATTTGCAGCGAATTAAGAGTGGGCCGTTTACGCTCGAGCAATGTGTTACGCTAGAACAGATGGAAGAAGCCGCGAGCGAAGGTATTCTGCAACATCTCCTGTACCCGCTGGATGTTGGGCTATCCCAATATTCAGCCGTAACCGTACCGGAAGGCCGGGTAAAGGCGATGCGTAACGGGCTAAGCCAACGTCACCGTAAACCGGATGATTGGCAAATCGGAGATAAAATTCGTTTATACAGCCCAGGTGGTGCTTTTCTTGCGTTGCATGAAGTGGTATATATAGATAAAGAGAACGGTGTCGAATCCAAACCTGTAAGAGTGTTTCCGGAGGGGGAGGCATAAATGGAAATCCAACGTTTGCATTATCCGCTACCGCCCGATTTCAAAGGGGAGCCATGTGTGCTTGCCCTGGGCTATTTTGACGGCGTCCATGCCGGACATCGCCGCGTGATTCAAAAAGCGATCGATACGGCGAAATCCTTAGGAACGAAGTCTGCTGTCATGACATTTGATCCGCATCCGCGCGAGGTGCTTGGTCAGAGTGGTTATACCCAGTATCTGACGCCCGTAGACGAGAAGCTTGAACAACTGAAGACAATGGGGGTAGATGTTGCTTACGTTGTCCATTTTAACATTTCGTTTGCCGCCATTTATCCGGAAGATTTCATCGATGAATTTCTCATGCAGCTCTCTGCCAAGCATGTAGTGGTCGGATTCGACTACACATTTGGACATAGGGGCAAAGGTACGGTGTTCACCTTGAAAGAACATGCAAATGGACGTTACGGTGTCGATGTGGTAGCGCCGGTAAACCGGTTCGGTGAGAAGATTAGCAGTACTCTTATTCGCGAATACTTGTATAGCGGTAAGATTAAAGAAGCGACGCAATTTCTTGGCCGTCCATATCGTGTGCGGGGTACGGTAGTGCATGGAGAAAAACGTGGGCGCACCATCGGATTTCCGACGGCAAACCTTCGCCTATCCGCTCCTTATATTGTACCACGGAACGGGGTATATGGCGTGCGCGCTGAATTGGAAGGCAAGGCGTACTACGGAGTAATGAACGTAGGCATTAAGCCCACATTTGAGAATGAACGTAAAGAAAAGTCACTTGAGGTTCACTTGTTCGATTTCGCAGGTGATATTTATGATAAAACAATGGAAGTAGAATTTCTGTTCTTTATTAGAGAAGAACAGAAATTTGCCGGAGTAGATGCCCTGATTGCACAGATTAACTCAGATGTGGTGACTGCGAAAGAGCAGTTCGCTAAGTTGTCCATCGTATAAAGCAGGACTTTACTCCATTCCCTGACTGTGATATAGTATATTTTGTTAGGTAAACAACCATGGCTTGGAAGTTCGAGTCACCAACGGATTTCTAGGGCATTGGGGATTTTAATGAGGAGGTGAATAGGATGGCTCTGACACAAGAACGCAAGCAGCAACTGATCGGAGAGTACCGCACTCATGAGTCCGACACTGGATCTCCAGAAGTGCAAATTGCTATCCTTACTGAGAAAATTAACTACTTGAACGATCATCTTCGTACGCACAAAAAAGACCACCATTCCCGTCGTGGATTGTTGAAAATGGTTGGTCAACGCCGCAACCTGCTGGCTTATCTGAAAGACAAAGATGTTACTCGTTACCGTGAGTTAATCAACAAATTAGGCTTACGCCGATAAGAGAAAGCGGGGATTCCCCGCTTTTTTCGTGTCTATTGTCATTGGATAAATTTGAATATGGACATTTGTTTATTGCTGTCTTTTTGTTTTTAGCAAGTTTTTTTTTATTTCCTTTCATTGCAGGAAATAATAGAAGAATGACGAAATATTTTTTGTTGAGCACGAGAGGAGGCATTATCTTTTTATGGATGAAGTAAAAGTATATGAATTTGAGCTCGCTGGGCGGAAAATGTCGATCGAATACGGCAAACTAGCCAAGCAAGCAAATGCCGCCGTGATGGTGCGCTATGGAGATTCTGCGGTGCTTAGTGCGGTAACCGCATCCAAGAAACCTTCTCACCTTGATTTTTTTCCGTTAACAGTAAATTATGAAGAAAAACTGTATGCTGTCGGTAAAATTCCAGGTGGTTTCATTAAACGGGAAGGGCGTCCGAGCGAGAAGGCAACGCTGACAAGCCGCGTGATCGACCGCCCGATTCGTCCGTTGTTCCCGGAAGGATTCCGCAATGAAGTACAAATTGTTAATACGGTAATGTCCGTAGATCAGGATTGTTCGACGGAAGTTGCGGCGATTATCGGTACATCCGCGGCGCTGAGCATTTCCGATGTGCCGTTTAACGGACCGATTGGTGGCGTGATTGTTGGCCGAGTTGATGGAGAGTTCATCGTCAATCCAACTGTGGAACAGCTGGAGAAAAGCGATGTAAATCTAACCGTGGCTGGTACATATGATGCCATTAACATGGTTGAAGCAGGTGCCGATGAAGTGCCGGAAGAAGTCATGCTAGAGGCGATTATGCGCGGTCATGAAGAAATCCGCAAAATCGTGGAACAAATCCGGATGATTGCATCCGAGGTAGGCAAAGAAAAGATGGAAGTAGAGCTTGTTTCCTTTGATGAGGAAATAGAAACAGCCGTGAAAGAATATGCGGAAGCTCGACTAATAGAAGCGGTTCGTATCGAAGAGAAGCAAGCGCGCTATGCTGCGATCGATGCTATTAATGAAGAAACGCTGGAGCATTTTGCAGAAACGTATCCAGAACAGGAAGTAGCAATAAACGAAATTCTTCACGATATCGTGAAGCAAGAAGTGCGTCGCCTCATTACGCATGATAAAGTGCGTCCGGACGGGCGTGGACTCGATGAAATTCGTCCAATTTCCTGCGAAATTGATCTATTGCCACGTACGCACGGTTCCGGTTTGTTTACGCGTGGACAAACCCAGGTGCTTAGTGTATGTACGCTTGGTGCGCTTGGTGATGTACAGATTCTTGACGGTCTTGGCCTTGAAGAATCGAAACGTTTTATGCATCATTATAATTTCCCTCCGTACAGCGTAGGCGAAGCTCGTCCGCTGCGTGCACCAGGGCGTCGGGAAATCGGACACGGAGCGCTTGGAGAACGTGCACTTGAGCCGGTTATTCCGGGTGAAGATGTATTCCCATACACGATTCGTCTCGTATCCGAAGTGCTTGAATCCAACGGATCAAGTTCTCAGGCAAGCATTTGTGCGAGCACGCTTGCAATGATGCAAGCAGGTGTACCAATTAAGGCGCCGGTAGCTGGTATCGCCATGGGTCTTGTTAAAGACGGCGAGCACATGACGATTCTGAGCGACATTCAAGGTATGGAAGATCATCTGGGCGATATGGACTTTAAAGTAGCAGGTACACGTAAAGGTGTGACTGCGCTGCAGATGGATATCAAAATCGAAGGCATCAATCGTCAGGTTCTCGAGCAAGCGTTGAATCAAGCTCGTGAAGGACGTCTGTTCATTCTTGCTAAAATGGAAGAAGCCATTCAAGAGCCTCGTCAAGAGCTTTCACGGTTTGCGCCAAAAATTACGATTATGCGTATCAATCCGGACAAAATCCGTGACGTTATCGGACCAAGTGGTCGTGTAATCAACAAAATTATTGAAGAGACTGGCGTAAAAATCGACATCGAACAGGATGGTCGTGTTTATATCGCTTCACCTGACGCCGATGCAAATGCAAAGGCAAAACAAATCATTGAAGACATTGTACGAGAAGTTGAAGTGGGACAAGTCTACAACGGTACAGTCAAGCGTATCGAGAAGTTCGGCGCGTTCGTGGAATTGTTCGCAGGTAAAGAGGGACTTGTTCATATCTCCCAACTTGCGGAAGAACGTATAGGTAAGGTTGAGGACGTAGTATCCATCGGCGATAAGCTGGAAGTGAAGGTGACTGAAATCGACAATCAAGGTCGTGTCAATCTCTCACACAAGGCACTATTGAAAGAAAGAAAACAACAAGAAAAAGCAGCTGAAGCTGAAAGCAATAACCAGTAAGAAGGAAGATAGCGACACGAGACATTGAGTCCGTCGCTATTTTTTTATGTATGCTTGCCTATCTTCCCGCATAGGATTGTACAAACTTATCTGTGCGTGGGAGTGATGGAAAAGGATGAACCGTTTGCTGGCTTCGCTATGCTTTTTTTTTCTTTTATATACCGTCATGACATCAGAGTCGGTGAATTTGTATATCGCATCGAAAAAAATGGATCAGGCTACCCTTACGAATCAAACAGAGCAATGGGAGGGAAAATTAAAGGAACTGGCCCGTACGAAAAATATCGCGCCTGTGAATGCGCGTATCGATGCAATTTGGAAAGGAATCCCAGGGTATAACGGGCTCCAGGTTGATGAGGAGAAAACAGTAAAACGTATGCAGCAGGCCGGGAAGTGGGATGAGTCACTCATCGTTTTTCGAGAAGTAGAGCCAGCTGTTCATATCGATCAATTGGAATCCTCCCCCATTTATCGGGGCAATCCGGAAAAGCCTATGATTTCTGTTATGATTAATGTTGCTTGGGGCAATGAATATCTGCCTTCCATTCTAAAAGCATTGGAAAAAGAAAAAGTAAAAGCGACCTTTTTTCTTGACGGTAGCTGGACGAAGAAATATCCAGATGAAGCAAAGAAAATCGCAGAAGCCGGACACGAAATCGGCAGTCATGCCTATTCGCACCCGAATATGAGTCGGCTTTCACTCACTCGTATGGAGCAGGAGATTACAAAAACGAATGCTGTCATTGTTCAGGCGACTGGAATCACGCCTACCTTGTTCGCTCCACCATCTGGTGATTTTGACCAGCGGGTCGTTGATATGGCTGCACGCTACAAATTAAAGACAATATTATGGACGGCTGATACGGTCGATTGGCGTAATCCGACATCGGAGCAATGGTTTCGTACTGTCGCCCCGAAAATCAATAACGGCGTGCTTGTGCTGATGCATCCGACAAAATCGACCGCAGAGGCACTGCCTCAGCTCATCCGGTATGCGAAAGAAAAGAAACTTGCGCTCGGTACGGTCAGCGATACCCTCTCCACCCGCCGCGTGCCCTCCTATTGAGCGAATATCTTAAGTTTGCTATAGTAAAGAAATATGTGACATACTTGTCGCCATAGAGGAGGAAAGCCGTAGTGATAGAAAAATACACGCTGGAAAATGGCGTGCGCGTCATTATTGAGAAAATCCCGACTGTCCGCTCCGTTGCGCTGGGCATTTGGATCGGCACAGGCTCAAAATATGAAAATACGGAACTGAACGGAATTTCCCATTTCATCGAGCATATGTTGTTCAAGGGTACAGCGACTCGCTCCGCTAAGCAAATCGCCGAAGCATTCGATCAAATCGGTGGACACGTAAATGCGTTCACTTCAAAAGAATATACATGCTACTATGCACGCGTGCTCGATGAACATGCTCCGAATGCGCTTAGTATTCTGTCCGACATGTATTTCAATTCTGTATTTGATGAACAAGAATTGCAAAAAGAGAAGAACGTTGTTATTGAAGAGATTCGCATGTATGATGATACGCCAGATGACCTTGTACATGATTTAGTGGCTAAGGCGTGCTATGAAACACATCCGCTTGGCTACAGCATTCTTGGAACGGAAGACGTATTAAACAAAATTACCCGAGATAATGTACAGGATTACATCGAATCGCGCTATACGCCAGAGCAGACGGTAATTACCGTGGCGGGCAATGTATCCGATACGCTGCTTGAAGAGATTACCCGTCACTTTTCCGGGTATAAGCGCACGACGCGGGAGCTCACCCCGGACACCAAACCGGAATTTACGGCG
Protein-coding sequences here:
- a CDS encoding DHH family phosphoesterase — protein: MSSYKASLEAAASFLNEHDHFLVVNHVNPDGDATGSLLAMKWILHRLGKQATLVNEGETPVKFMFLPGADEIIDASVQAERHTYDAIITCDCADFARIGEVKMWFAPNCALLNIDHHPTNDLFGTVNLVRTDAAATAEIIFDLINHIQLVPGKELATCLYTGLLTDTGGFRYSNTTSHVMAAASELLGYGVEPGSIAERVLESITKAHISLLQRSLQTLQLTDDDKAAYLTVTLSDLTATGASSEDTEGIVNYGRNIDGVEVGVLFKEVAEDQIKVSFRSRSEVDVASIAKSLGGGGHIRAAGCTVAAPLMEAKRIVIQKVSEALRECGDKS
- the truB gene encoding tRNA pseudouridine(55) synthase TruB; translated protein: MSGLSGIIPLYKQAGMTSHDCVMKVRRIARTKKVGHTGTLDPDVTGVLPICIGPATKVADYLHEAPKVYRATMVIGTATNTQDASGEVIEEKAIEPALSEVQVRETMEKFLGNIEQLPPMYSAVKVDGKRLHELARQGKTVERKLRSATIYKIDIEDMQLTEERPSVTFTVACSKGTYVRTLCVDIGSALGYPAHMSYLQRIKSGPFTLEQCVTLEQMEEAASEGILQHLLYPLDVGLSQYSAVTVPEGRVKAMRNGLSQRHRKPDDWQIGDKIRLYSPGGAFLALHEVVYIDKENGVESKPVRVFPEGEA
- a CDS encoding bifunctional riboflavin kinase/FAD synthetase, giving the protein MEIQRLHYPLPPDFKGEPCVLALGYFDGVHAGHRRVIQKAIDTAKSLGTKSAVMTFDPHPREVLGQSGYTQYLTPVDEKLEQLKTMGVDVAYVVHFNISFAAIYPEDFIDEFLMQLSAKHVVVGFDYTFGHRGKGTVFTLKEHANGRYGVDVVAPVNRFGEKISSTLIREYLYSGKIKEATQFLGRPYRVRGTVVHGEKRGRTIGFPTANLRLSAPYIVPRNGVYGVRAELEGKAYYGVMNVGIKPTFENERKEKSLEVHLFDFAGDIYDKTMEVEFLFFIREEQKFAGVDALIAQINSDVVTAKEQFAKLSIV
- the rpsO gene encoding 30S ribosomal protein S15, with the protein product MALTQERKQQLIGEYRTHESDTGSPEVQIAILTEKINYLNDHLRTHKKDHHSRRGLLKMVGQRRNLLAYLKDKDVTRYRELINKLGLRR
- the pnp gene encoding polyribonucleotide nucleotidyltransferase encodes the protein MDEVKVYEFELAGRKMSIEYGKLAKQANAAVMVRYGDSAVLSAVTASKKPSHLDFFPLTVNYEEKLYAVGKIPGGFIKREGRPSEKATLTSRVIDRPIRPLFPEGFRNEVQIVNTVMSVDQDCSTEVAAIIGTSAALSISDVPFNGPIGGVIVGRVDGEFIVNPTVEQLEKSDVNLTVAGTYDAINMVEAGADEVPEEVMLEAIMRGHEEIRKIVEQIRMIASEVGKEKMEVELVSFDEEIETAVKEYAEARLIEAVRIEEKQARYAAIDAINEETLEHFAETYPEQEVAINEILHDIVKQEVRRLITHDKVRPDGRGLDEIRPISCEIDLLPRTHGSGLFTRGQTQVLSVCTLGALGDVQILDGLGLEESKRFMHHYNFPPYSVGEARPLRAPGRREIGHGALGERALEPVIPGEDVFPYTIRLVSEVLESNGSSSQASICASTLAMMQAGVPIKAPVAGIAMGLVKDGEHMTILSDIQGMEDHLGDMDFKVAGTRKGVTALQMDIKIEGINRQVLEQALNQAREGRLFILAKMEEAIQEPRQELSRFAPKITIMRINPDKIRDVIGPSGRVINKIIEETGVKIDIEQDGRVYIASPDADANAKAKQIIEDIVREVEVGQVYNGTVKRIEKFGAFVELFAGKEGLVHISQLAEERIGKVEDVVSIGDKLEVKVTEIDNQGRVNLSHKALLKERKQQEKAAEAESNNQ
- a CDS encoding polysaccharide deacetylase family protein translates to MNRLLASLCFFFLLYTVMTSESVNLYIASKKMDQATLTNQTEQWEGKLKELARTKNIAPVNARIDAIWKGIPGYNGLQVDEEKTVKRMQQAGKWDESLIVFREVEPAVHIDQLESSPIYRGNPEKPMISVMINVAWGNEYLPSILKALEKEKVKATFFLDGSWTKKYPDEAKKIAEAGHEIGSHAYSHPNMSRLSLTRMEQEITKTNAVIVQATGITPTLFAPPSGDFDQRVVDMAARYKLKTILWTADTVDWRNPTSEQWFRTVAPKINNGVLVLMHPTKSTAEALPQLIRYAKEKKLALGTVSDTLSTRRVPSY
- a CDS encoding M16 family metallopeptidase; translated protein: MIEKYTLENGVRVIIEKIPTVRSVALGIWIGTGSKYENTELNGISHFIEHMLFKGTATRSAKQIAEAFDQIGGHVNAFTSKEYTCYYARVLDEHAPNALSILSDMYFNSVFDEQELQKEKNVVIEEIRMYDDTPDDLVHDLVAKACYETHPLGYSILGTEDVLNKITRDNVQDYIESRYTPEQTVITVAGNVSDTLLEEITRHFSGYKRTTRELTPDTKPEFTAGTVWKKKETEQAHLCLSFPGYDVGHPNIYSLILMNNILGGSMSSRLFQEVREERGLAYSVYSYHSAFKNTGTFTLYTGTATKQLEEVYRVMMNTVAELREKGISDDELKKGKEQLKGSLMLSLESTSSRMSRLGKNELLLARHLELDEIIQRVESVTVESVRNVAGEIFSKPVATALVSPLEAIPEYMRSDILVRR